A genomic window from Caballeronia sp. SBC1 includes:
- the rsmD gene encoding 16S rRNA (guanine(966)-N(2))-methyltransferase RsmD codes for MSRSSITRTLERSPERNRERSAERTAERAPKVREAAPSRGGKAHSIRIIGGDWKRTPLPVLSLDGLRPTPDRVRETLFNWLGQSLDGKCCLDLFAGSGALGFEAASRGALRVLMVERSGRAVAQLKANQTRLAAKNIEIVEADALRLAAGLAPNSFDVVFLDPPFGDTTMLQRAIELAVPLVSPGGALYIESGEPVDPAQTPALSGWAITREGKAGAVRYHLLQRENEE; via the coding sequence ATGTCCCGTTCCTCGATCACCCGCACATTAGAGCGCAGTCCCGAGCGAAATCGCGAACGCAGCGCCGAGCGTACCGCCGAGCGCGCACCAAAAGTCCGCGAAGCAGCGCCATCGCGCGGCGGCAAGGCGCATTCCATCCGAATCATTGGCGGCGACTGGAAGCGCACACCGCTGCCCGTTCTGAGCCTGGACGGGCTGCGGCCGACGCCGGACCGGGTCCGCGAGACGCTGTTCAACTGGCTGGGCCAATCGCTCGACGGTAAATGTTGCCTCGATCTCTTCGCCGGCAGCGGCGCATTGGGCTTCGAAGCGGCGTCGCGCGGCGCGCTACGCGTGCTGATGGTGGAACGCAGCGGCCGCGCGGTCGCGCAACTGAAGGCGAACCAGACGCGCCTGGCCGCGAAAAACATCGAAATCGTGGAAGCGGACGCGCTGCGGCTCGCCGCGGGCCTCGCGCCGAATTCCTTCGATGTCGTGTTCCTCGATCCCCCTTTCGGCGATACCACCATGCTGCAGCGCGCTATTGAACTGGCCGTGCCACTGGTATCGCCGGGGGGCGCGCTGTATATCGAATCGGGTGAACCCGTCGATCCCGCGCAAACGCCGGCGTTGTCCGGATGGGCGATTACCCGCGAAGGCAAGGCTGGCGCGGTCCGCTATCATTTGCTGCAGCGCGAAAATGAGGAATAA
- a CDS encoding 50S ribosomal protein L25/general stress protein Ctc: MKVVAFERNLQGTGASRRLRNSGKTPGIVYGANAEAQAVELDHNALWHALKKEVFHSSILDLEIAGKSQQVLLRDVQYHPFKQMVLHVDFQRVDSKKKLHTKVPVHFLNQETNPAVKIGGAVISHVLNEVEIECLPADLPEFVELDLAKIEAGHTLHVKDIVLPKGVALVAHLDAENPVIASATIPAAVVSDEAATGGAAAPSTGDKPAA, from the coding sequence ATGAAAGTAGTCGCTTTTGAGCGCAATCTGCAAGGTACGGGTGCGAGCCGCCGCCTGCGTAACTCGGGCAAGACCCCGGGTATCGTATATGGCGCGAATGCTGAAGCACAGGCTGTCGAACTCGATCACAACGCCCTTTGGCACGCGCTGAAGAAAGAAGTGTTCCATTCGTCGATTCTCGACCTGGAAATCGCTGGCAAGTCGCAACAGGTTCTGCTGCGCGATGTGCAATACCATCCGTTCAAGCAAATGGTTCTGCACGTTGACTTCCAACGTGTCGATTCGAAGAAGAAGCTGCACACCAAAGTACCGGTCCACTTCTTGAATCAAGAAACGAATCCGGCTGTGAAGATTGGTGGCGCGGTGATCTCGCACGTTCTGAACGAAGTCGAAATCGAATGTCTCCCGGCTGACCTGCCGGAATTCGTCGAACTCGATCTGGCGAAGATTGAAGCTGGTCACACGCTGCACGTGAAGGACATCGTTTTGCCGAAGGGCGTGGCGCTGGTCGCTCACCTCGACGCGGAAAACCCGGTGATCGCTTCGGCGACCATCCCGGCTGCCGTCGTGTCCGACGAAGCTGCTACGGGTGGCGCTGCTGCTCCGAGCACAGGCGACAAGCCGGCTGCATAA
- the coaD gene encoding pantetheine-phosphate adenylyltransferase, with the protein MVVAVYPGTFDPLTRGHEDLVRRASSIFDTLVVGVADSQNKKPFFSLAERLDIAHDVLGHYPNVQVMSFKGLLKDFVRKNNARVIVRGLRAVSDFEYEFQMAGMNRYLLPDVETMFMTPSDQYQFISGTIVREIAQLGGDVSKFVFPSVEKRLQDKVGPIAQDPTVP; encoded by the coding sequence ATGGTTGTAGCCGTTTATCCCGGAACGTTCGACCCGCTCACGCGCGGTCACGAAGATCTCGTGCGACGTGCATCGAGTATTTTCGATACGCTGGTGGTCGGAGTGGCAGATAGCCAGAACAAGAAGCCGTTCTTCAGTTTGGCGGAACGGCTGGATATAGCACACGATGTATTGGGCCATTATCCGAACGTACAGGTGATGAGCTTCAAGGGGCTGCTGAAGGATTTCGTGCGCAAGAACAATGCGCGTGTGATCGTGAGGGGCCTGCGCGCCGTCTCCGACTTCGAATACGAATTCCAGATGGCGGGCATGAACCGTTATTTGCTGCCCGACGTCGAAACGATGTTCATGACGCCATCGGATCAATATCAATTCATCTCGGGCACGATCGTGCGCGAGATCGCGCAACTCGGCGGCGATGTCAGCAAGTTCGTGTTTCCCTCGGTGGAAAAGCGCTTGCAGGACAAAGTTGGTCCGATCGCGCAAGACCCAACGGTGCCGTAA
- the pth gene encoding aminoacyl-tRNA hydrolase yields the protein MIKLIVGLGNPGAEYTATRHNAGFWFVDQLARDAGASLRDERRFHGHYGRGRLNGQEIHLLEPQTFMNRSGQSVVAVAQFFKILPDEILVAHDELDLPPGTVKLKLGGGSGGHNGLKDISAHLSVQQYWRLRIGIGHPRDLIPEASRAGAKPDVANFVLKPPRREEQDVIDASIERALAVMPFAINDEMERAMMNLHRNG from the coding sequence ATGATCAAACTGATCGTCGGGCTCGGCAATCCGGGCGCCGAATACACCGCGACCCGTCACAACGCCGGCTTCTGGTTCGTCGATCAACTGGCGCGCGATGCCGGTGCGTCGCTTCGTGACGAACGCCGGTTTCACGGGCACTACGGCCGCGGCCGGCTCAATGGCCAGGAGATTCATCTGCTCGAGCCGCAAACCTTCATGAACCGGTCAGGGCAATCGGTAGTGGCGGTGGCGCAATTCTTCAAGATTTTGCCGGACGAGATCCTGGTCGCGCACGATGAACTCGACCTGCCGCCCGGCACGGTGAAGCTGAAACTCGGCGGCGGCAGCGGCGGCCACAATGGCCTGAAGGACATTTCCGCGCATTTGTCGGTGCAGCAATATTGGCGGTTGCGGATCGGCATCGGGCATCCGCGTGACCTCATTCCCGAAGCCTCCCGAGCCGGTGCGAAACCGGATGTGGCAAATTTTGTGCTGAAACCGCCGCGGCGCGAGGAGCAGGACGTCATCGATGCATCGATAGAACGCGCGCTCGCCGTCATGCCGTTCGCCATCAACGACGAGATGGAGCGTGCGATGATGAACCTGCATCGCAACGGCTGA
- the hisC gene encoding histidinol-phosphate transaminase has translation MSRFWSDIVNKLTPYVPGEQPALERPVKLNTNENPYPPSPRVVDAIRRELGEDGDSLRKYPDPTAHALRAAIAQHHGLRVEQVFVGNGSDEVLAHTFQALLKHDKPIRFPDITYSFYPVYAQLYGVALDVMPLNADFGIDVDDYRAPNGGVLLPNPNAPTGRALPLAEIKVLLAANPDSVVVIDEAYVDFGAESAVTLIDENPNLLVVQTMSKARSLAGMRVGFALGHEALIEALTRVKDSFNSYPLDRLAQAAAIAAVEDDDWFRETCAKVIASRERLTADLQALGFDVVPSAANFVFARHLEHDAATLAARLKEKEIFVRHFKAPRIDQHLRITIGTDADCDTLLAGLRALL, from the coding sequence TTGAGCCGTTTCTGGAGCGATATCGTCAATAAGCTGACGCCGTATGTGCCGGGTGAACAACCCGCGCTAGAGCGTCCCGTGAAGCTCAACACGAACGAGAACCCCTATCCGCCCTCACCGCGCGTGGTCGATGCAATCCGACGCGAACTCGGCGAGGACGGTGATTCGCTCCGTAAATATCCCGATCCGACAGCGCATGCGTTGCGCGCGGCCATCGCACAGCATCACGGCCTGCGGGTCGAGCAAGTGTTTGTCGGCAATGGGTCGGACGAGGTTCTCGCACACACGTTCCAGGCGCTGCTCAAGCACGACAAGCCCATCCGATTTCCCGATATCACGTACAGCTTTTATCCCGTGTATGCGCAGTTATACGGCGTAGCGCTCGACGTCATGCCGCTCAACGCGGATTTCGGTATTGATGTGGACGACTATCGCGCGCCTAACGGTGGCGTGCTGCTCCCCAATCCGAACGCACCGACGGGCCGCGCGTTGCCGCTCGCCGAAATCAAGGTGCTGCTCGCGGCGAATCCGGATTCGGTTGTCGTGATCGATGAGGCGTATGTGGATTTCGGCGCGGAATCGGCGGTGACGTTGATCGATGAAAATCCGAATTTGCTGGTCGTGCAGACGATGTCGAAGGCGCGTTCACTGGCGGGCATGCGCGTGGGATTTGCGCTAGGACATGAGGCGTTGATCGAGGCGCTGACACGCGTGAAGGACAGCTTCAATTCCTATCCGCTCGATCGGCTGGCCCAAGCCGCAGCAATCGCGGCCGTTGAAGACGACGACTGGTTTCGCGAAACCTGCGCAAAGGTAATCGCTAGCCGCGAACGGCTGACGGCGGACTTGCAGGCTTTAGGCTTCGATGTGGTGCCGTCGGCTGCGAATTTCGTATTCGCGCGCCATCTGGAACACGACGCCGCCACGCTGGCCGCGCGCTTGAAGGAGAAGGAGATTTTCGTGCGGCATTTCAAGGCGCCGCGGATCGACCAGCATTTGCGCATCACGATCGGCACTGACGCCGACTGCGACACGTTGCTGGCAGGGCTGCGCGCACTGCTCTGA
- a CDS encoding YfhL family 4Fe-4S dicluster ferredoxin: protein MALFITDECINCDVCEPECPNDAISMGIDIYVIDPNKCTECVGHYDEPQCQQVCPVDCIPRDPAHEENAIQLMAKYHALMKAKGA from the coding sequence ATGGCCCTGTTCATTACCGACGAGTGCATCAACTGCGACGTGTGCGAGCCCGAGTGCCCGAACGACGCCATCTCGATGGGTATCGATATCTACGTGATCGACCCCAACAAGTGCACCGAATGCGTCGGCCACTACGACGAACCGCAATGCCAGCAAGTGTGCCCGGTGGATTGCATTCCACGCGATCCCGCGCATGAGGAAAACGCCATCCAGCTGATGGCGAAATATCACGCGTTGATGAAAGCGAAGGGCGCTTGA